Genomic window (bacterium):
GTATCTATATCTTTTAGACATAAAGGAAAAGGTAAGAAGTGAAAGAAGAGAAAGTACTTACTTATAATCTCATAGAGAAGGCAATAACTGCAGGTGTAGATATAATTGGTGTAACGTCTGCAAAACCTTTCAGGATACAAGGAGAGAAAGAAAGGGTTGTTGACCCAAAGGAGATACTCAATGATGCTCAGTCAGTCATTGTAGGAGGTTTCTATATTTATAACAAACTTGATATTTTGCCATCCGAACCGAGCAAGCCACGAGGTAGGTTCTCCTCTTATGGAATCAGGGTATATATGCGGATGCGTGCTTACACTGAAAAAGTCATCAAACAATTTCTGCGCAAGGAAGGATACAAGTGTGTTGCTTCTATGAAGATTCCTGCAAAATTAGCGGCTGTGCGTGCAGGTCTTGGTAAATACGGCAAGAATGCAGTAGTCCTTACCGAAAAACTCGGCTCATTGGTGATGTTTGAAATCCTAATAACCAATGCCCCCTTGAATTATGAAGATCACCCGGTAGAGGCATCTGATTGTGGGGAGTGCGATATTTGTCTTAAGTCCTGTCCTACAAAGGCAATTCATCCACCTTTTAAGGTAAACAGGGCAAGATGTATTACAAACTGGCTCTGGGGAACCTTTATTCCGACTGAGCTTCGTGAAAAACAAGAGAATCGTCTCTTTGGTTGTGGTGAATGTCTGTGGGCTTGTCCTAAAAATAAACATCTTAAACCTCGGGTTAAATATCCTGTGCCATTAGAGGAAGTAAGCGATAGTCCAGAACTCATCCCGTTGGTAACCTCTGATGCAGAATACTATCGCAAGGTAATCCCTTCATTTGCAAGATGGGCAGGGATAGACACAATCCGAGGGAATGCTATTATTGCCCTTGGCAACATTGCTGACTCTACCGCTGTAGATGCACTTAAGGAGACACTACAACACCCTAAGCCACAAATCAGAGCATATTCTGCGTGGGCATTAGGAAGAATAGGCAACAAGAAGACAAAAAAGATACTTGAAGAAACTTTATCAAAAGAACAAAATCCAAAAGTTGTAAAGGAAATCAAGAACGCTTTAGAAAAAACTGATAGCTTCTCTGTCTAACAAATCGCTGAAGCTGACGGCGGATAAATCCGCCTCAGCTTAGCTCAGTCGTTAGGCT
Coding sequences:
- a CDS encoding 4Fe-4S double cluster binding domain-containing protein — encoded protein: MKEEKVLTYNLIEKAITAGVDIIGVTSAKPFRIQGEKERVVDPKEILNDAQSVIVGGFYIYNKLDILPSEPSKPRGRFSSYGIRVYMRMRAYTEKVIKQFLRKEGYKCVASMKIPAKLAAVRAGLGKYGKNAVVLTEKLGSLVMFEILITNAPLNYEDHPVEASDCGECDICLKSCPTKAIHPPFKVNRARCITNWLWGTFIPTELREKQENRLFGCGECLWACPKNKHLKPRVKYPVPLEEVSDSPELIPLVTSDAEYYRKVIPSFARWAGIDTIRGNAIIALGNIADSTAVDALKETLQHPKPQIRAYSAWALGRIGNKKTKKILEETLSKEQNPKVVKEIKNALEKTDSFSV